The following proteins are co-located in the Paludibaculum fermentans genome:
- a CDS encoding 3-keto-disaccharide hydrolase, whose product MRLPVVALTLAASLFGQQPPNTLTKEEKQVGWMLLFDGKSMKGWTKAGADAWGIEDGCLKSLANPKVRADLLSTATFGDFVMTFEWKVAPGSNSGVKYKIQDAVLIDAAQLPNPKMPFEQQVAYELEHHSARLDKVKAGSGAQIYPVAFEYQVIDNQRHPDALHSPLSRAASLYRMAAATKDATKPVGEFNQAKIVVRGKHVEHWLNGVKVVDTDLDTAEVRKHIEERWAAGHPVREMLEKMPKQITPVALQHHNDVAWFRNIKIRRLAPPN is encoded by the coding sequence ATGCGCCTCCCCGTCGTCGCCCTCACCCTGGCCGCCAGCCTCTTTGGGCAGCAGCCGCCCAACACCCTTACCAAAGAAGAGAAGCAGGTGGGCTGGATGCTCCTCTTCGACGGCAAGTCGATGAAGGGCTGGACCAAGGCCGGCGCGGACGCGTGGGGCATTGAGGACGGCTGCCTCAAGTCGCTGGCCAACCCGAAAGTGCGGGCAGACCTGCTGAGCACCGCCACCTTCGGTGACTTCGTGATGACCTTCGAATGGAAGGTCGCCCCGGGCTCAAACAGCGGGGTGAAGTACAAGATTCAGGACGCCGTCCTGATCGATGCGGCTCAACTGCCGAATCCCAAGATGCCCTTCGAGCAGCAGGTGGCCTACGAGCTCGAACACCATTCGGCGCGCCTGGACAAGGTAAAGGCGGGCTCGGGCGCCCAGATCTACCCGGTGGCCTTCGAATACCAGGTGATCGACAACCAACGCCATCCTGACGCCTTGCACAGCCCCCTGAGCCGCGCGGCATCGCTTTACCGCATGGCCGCCGCCACCAAGGACGCCACCAAGCCCGTGGGCGAATTCAACCAGGCCAAGATCGTCGTCCGCGGCAAGCACGTGGAGCACTGGCTGAACGGCGTCAAGGTCGTCGATACCGATCTGGACACGGCCGAAGTACGCAAGCACATCGAAGAGCGCTGGGCCGCCGGCCATCCGGTGCGCGAGATGCTCGAGAAGATGCCGAAACAAATCACTCCGGTCGCGTTGCAGCACCACAATGACGTGGCGTGGTTCCGGAACATTAAGATTCGCCGTCTAGCGCCGCCCAATTAA
- a CDS encoding TlpA disulfide reductase family protein — MRLLSATLLAALCLSSAAVAETLPRPAGEIKFIAHTGDTITLSALKGKVVVLEFLLTTCPHCQDTARKLAGLQKEFGPKGLQVIGLAIDENAGQNITGFVAKSGANFPLGVYDYMKSRAYLQIPDVMRMSMPHIAIIDRKGMIQVHHGAEEPWMADAAVEANLRADITRLLGPAPAAKPAPKKKS; from the coding sequence ATGCGTTTGCTCTCCGCCACGCTGCTTGCGGCGTTGTGTCTGTCATCGGCGGCCGTGGCGGAAACGCTGCCGCGCCCGGCCGGCGAAATCAAGTTCATCGCCCATACCGGCGACACCATTACCCTCTCTGCCCTCAAGGGCAAAGTCGTGGTACTGGAGTTCCTGCTCACCACCTGCCCGCATTGCCAGGACACCGCCCGCAAACTGGCCGGCCTCCAAAAGGAGTTCGGTCCCAAGGGCCTGCAGGTGATCGGCCTGGCCATCGATGAAAACGCCGGCCAGAACATCACCGGCTTCGTCGCCAAGAGCGGCGCGAACTTCCCCCTCGGCGTCTACGACTACATGAAGTCGCGCGCCTACCTGCAAATCCCGGATGTCATGCGTATGTCGATGCCGCACATCGCCATCATTGACCGCAAGGGCATGATCCAGGTTCACCACGGCGCCGAGGAGCCATGGATGGCCGACGCCGCCGTCGAAGCCAACCTGCGCGCCGACATCACCCGTCTGCTCGGCCCGGCTCCGGCCGCCAAACCCGCACCCAAGAAGAAGAGTTAG